From Nguyenibacter vanlangensis, one genomic window encodes:
- a CDS encoding hydrogen peroxide-inducible genes activator, producing MTPLPSAQQLRYLITLAELRHFGRAAQACAVTQSTLSAGILALERQLDVQLLDRNVGKRVVFTPIGDEVAARARFALDSLQAVQDVADASRAPMSGLLRIGVIPTIGPFVVPGLVARLRRQFPQIRVSVNEDVTGNVLDKLALGRLDLALLAMPCPCEGAETFPLWRDEFMLVLPAGHALAQCESIPVARIAAERMVLLEDGHCLRDQTLALCRQERGWTTTEGEEEFVVTSLHTLIDMVADGLGIALLPRLAVESGILRDLPVVVRPVTGCQAWRTIGLAWRPRSPRAADFRLLAPHIRPPEGKAQGAKNGPEGRESRDFSGLRG from the coding sequence ATGACACCACTGCCCTCGGCCCAGCAACTCCGCTATCTTATTACTCTCGCCGAATTGCGCCATTTCGGACGGGCAGCCCAGGCCTGCGCGGTCACGCAATCGACCCTGTCGGCGGGGATTCTGGCGCTGGAACGGCAACTGGACGTCCAGTTGCTGGACCGCAATGTCGGCAAGCGGGTGGTGTTCACCCCGATCGGCGACGAAGTGGCGGCCCGGGCGCGCTTCGCGCTGGATTCGCTGCAGGCGGTGCAGGACGTGGCCGATGCCTCGCGCGCGCCGATGAGCGGGCTGTTGCGCATCGGGGTGATTCCGACCATCGGCCCGTTCGTGGTGCCCGGCCTGGTCGCGCGCCTGCGCCGGCAGTTTCCGCAGATCCGCGTGTCGGTGAACGAGGACGTGACCGGCAACGTGCTGGACAAGCTGGCGCTGGGCCGGCTGGACCTGGCGCTGCTGGCCATGCCCTGTCCCTGCGAGGGGGCGGAGACGTTCCCGCTGTGGCGCGACGAATTCATGCTGGTGCTGCCGGCCGGCCATGCCCTGGCGCAGTGCGAGTCGATTCCGGTCGCACGGATCGCCGCCGAGCGCATGGTGCTGCTGGAGGACGGGCATTGCCTGCGCGACCAGACGCTGGCGCTGTGCCGCCAGGAGCGGGGCTGGACGACGACCGAGGGCGAGGAGGAGTTCGTCGTGACCTCGCTCCATACCCTGATCGACATGGTGGCGGACGGGCTGGGGATCGCGCTGCTGCCGCGCCTGGCGGTGGAATCGGGCATATTGCGCGACCTGCCGGTCGTGGTACGGCCGGTCACGGGCTGCCAGGCCTGGCGCACCATCGGCCTGGCCTGGCGTCCGCGTTCGCCGCGCGCCGCCGATTTCCGTCTGCTGGCCCCGCATATCCGTCCGCCGGAGGGGAAGGCGCAAGGGGCGAAAAATGGCCCGGAAGGGCGGGAAAGTCGGGATTTTTCGGGACTGCGCGGTTGA
- a CDS encoding RecX family transcriptional regulator, producing the protein MTERTAWRETARDRARPVAPAPDRAALRAAALAHLARFGTTSAGLRQVLERQVQRWGRRAASAGLPSEDVAAQLARALDDIAPVVRDMADLGAVDDAAFAQSRARSLTRTGRSRRAVEAHLAARGVAGDLAETVLDDALGARGGEGRDTELAAALVFARRRRAGPFAPPCDAEPAGEAESGQAAEAAARRRRLVLEAMARAGFGRAVAEAALDMDPAEAEDRIIRMKSA; encoded by the coding sequence ATGACGGAGCGCACCGCATGGCGAGAGACCGCGCGCGACCGGGCGCGGCCGGTCGCGCCCGCGCCCGATCGCGCCGCGCTGCGCGCGGCGGCGCTGGCCCATCTGGCGCGTTTCGGCACCACGAGCGCGGGGTTGCGGCAGGTGCTGGAACGGCAGGTCCAGCGCTGGGGCCGCCGCGCGGCTTCCGCCGGCCTGCCGTCCGAGGATGTCGCGGCGCAACTGGCCCGGGCGTTGGACGACATCGCCCCGGTGGTGCGCGACATGGCCGATCTGGGGGCGGTGGACGATGCGGCCTTCGCCCAATCCCGGGCGCGGTCGCTGACCCGTACCGGCCGGTCGCGCCGCGCCGTGGAGGCCCATCTGGCGGCCCGGGGGGTGGCGGGGGACCTGGCCGAGACCGTGCTGGACGATGCGCTGGGCGCGCGGGGCGGCGAGGGACGGGATACCGAACTGGCCGCCGCCCTGGTCTTTGCCCGCCGTCGCCGCGCCGGCCCGTTCGCGCCGCCCTGCGACGCGGAGCCGGCTGGCGAGGCGGAGTCGGGGCAGGCGGCCGAAGCCGCGGCGCGGCGCCGGCGGCTGGTGCTGGAGGCGATGGCGCGCGCGGGTTTCGGCCGCGCGGTGGCCGAGGCGGCGCTGGACATGGACCCGGCGGAAGCCGAGGACCGGATCATCCGGATGAAATCGGCGTGA
- a CDS encoding CHAP domain-containing protein, translating into MTERLAASWPARAGARWLALVSAVPLAACGGGGWNGRLQCAPYARSVTGLQLQGAAAGWWRQSAGRYAHSSMPSPGAVLVFRATGRLPEGHVSVVRQVEGTRAILVDQANWVPGRIDHGVPVVDVSRRNDWSAVRVWWQPVHSMGKSVYPTYGFISRDLPERPSPDA; encoded by the coding sequence GTGACGGAGCGCCTTGCGGCATCGTGGCCGGCCCGGGCCGGGGCGCGCTGGCTGGCGCTGGTCTCGGCCGTGCCGCTGGCGGCGTGCGGGGGCGGGGGCTGGAACGGGCGGCTGCAATGCGCGCCCTATGCCCGGTCGGTCACCGGGTTGCAGTTGCAGGGGGCGGCGGCCGGGTGGTGGCGGCAATCGGCCGGGCGCTATGCCCATTCCAGCATGCCGAGCCCGGGCGCGGTGCTGGTGTTCCGCGCCACCGGGCGCCTGCCGGAAGGGCATGTCTCGGTGGTGCGGCAGGTCGAGGGGACGCGGGCGATCCTGGTGGACCAGGCCAACTGGGTGCCCGGACGGATCGATCACGGGGTGCCGGTGGTCGACGTGTCGCGCCGCAATGACTGGTCCGCCGTACGGGTCTGGTGGCAGCCGGTTCACAGCATGGGCAAAAGCGTCTATCCGACATACGGCTTCATCTCGCGCGACCTGCCGGAGCGTCCGTCACCGGATGCCTGA
- a CDS encoding PQQ-dependent sugar dehydrogenase, whose translation MMPAAARAAPPVDRLRLPPGFHVAVLTDRVPSAREMAIGAQGTLFVGSMSAGAVYAVPLLPGGRAGRVRVVARGLTMPVGVAFRDGDLYVSEPRDILVLRGIEDRLDDPPAPAVAVSGLPWRAGDHGWKFIAFGPDGKLYVPIGAPCNICDVGHRFGKLMRMNPDGTGREDVAWGIRNSVGLTWQDLGQILGQHLGQHLGQPGRFVLWFTDNGRDLMGDDVPSDELNRLDHAGESFGYPYCHQGDVPDPVFGRLHACAEFTPPVLKLGAHVAALGLRFYDGAMFPHEYRGALLIAEHGSWDRSRLAGYRVMTVRFGADGRVASYAPLLDGFQQDQIPWGRPVDVQPLADGSVLVSDDLAGAIYRVTYDGAARGAR comes from the coding sequence ATGATGCCGGCCGCGGCGCGGGCGGCGCCGCCGGTCGACAGGCTGCGCCTGCCGCCGGGCTTTCATGTCGCGGTGCTGACCGACCGGGTGCCTTCGGCGCGGGAAATGGCGATCGGGGCGCAGGGCACCCTGTTCGTGGGGTCGATGTCCGCCGGGGCCGTCTATGCCGTGCCGCTGCTGCCGGGCGGCCGGGCCGGACGGGTGCGGGTGGTGGCGCGCGGCCTGACCATGCCGGTGGGCGTCGCCTTTCGCGATGGCGACCTGTACGTGTCCGAACCGCGCGACATCCTGGTGCTGCGCGGGATCGAGGACCGGCTGGACGATCCGCCCGCACCGGCGGTGGCGGTGTCCGGCCTGCCCTGGCGGGCGGGCGACCATGGCTGGAAATTCATCGCCTTCGGCCCGGACGGCAAGCTGTACGTGCCGATCGGGGCACCGTGCAATATCTGCGATGTCGGGCACCGGTTCGGCAAGCTGATGCGGATGAATCCCGACGGCACGGGGCGCGAGGATGTGGCCTGGGGCATCCGCAACAGCGTCGGTCTGACCTGGCAGGACCTTGGGCAGATCCTTGGGCAGCACCTTGGGCAGCACCTTGGACAGCCGGGCCGTTTCGTGTTGTGGTTCACCGATAACGGGCGCGACCTGATGGGGGACGATGTACCCAGCGACGAGCTGAACCGGCTGGACCATGCCGGGGAATCGTTCGGTTATCCCTATTGCCATCAGGGCGACGTGCCGGATCCGGTCTTCGGCCGGCTGCACGCCTGCGCCGAATTCACGCCGCCGGTGCTGAAGCTGGGGGCGCATGTCGCGGCGCTGGGCCTGCGCTTCTATGACGGGGCGATGTTTCCGCACGAATACCGGGGCGCGCTGCTGATCGCCGAGCACGGGTCGTGGGACCGCAGCCGGCTGGCGGGTTATCGCGTCATGACGGTGCGTTTCGGCGCCGATGGACGGGTGGCGTCCTATGCGCCGCTGCTCGACGGATTCCAGCAGGACCAGATCCCCTGGGGGCGTCCGGTGGATGTGCAGCCCCTGGCGGATGGCAGCGTGCTGGTCAGCGACGACCTGGCCGGGGCGATCTATCGCGTGACCTATGACGGCGCGGCGCGCGGCGCGCGGTAG
- a CDS encoding FAD-dependent oxidoreductase: MSGNGVTAGAGRPLPASLYAETARAAAPTPALAADIAVGTVLIGGGITALSAALHLAEAGHDVAVLEANVPGWGASGRNGGQVNPGLKPPPSQVERDFGPERGGRLARAAWNAPDLVFELIARHAIDCAPARGGTLRAATADDQVPALRQLAEECRARGGPVVWLDRAEIAARTGATHYRAGLLDARGGQVNPLGYARGLAEAAMRRGAGIYGGTRALSVRRIGGGWHVGTRDGSVRAERVVFATNGYADGLWDRLRRSVVPVSSAILATAPLPEAARARILAAREVLYELGEITTYYRIDDAGRLLIGGRSQCGERSGPDAFPFLKRHALRLWPFLRDVAWTHGWNGRVAVTLDHYPHWHEPLPGILACVGYNGRGIAMATLLGREIARRALGAAAEEMLLPPGALRPIACHGAWPIGVSAKILQGRVADALSRLRSGERSRVGA; this comes from the coding sequence ATGTCGGGGAATGGCGTGACGGCCGGGGCGGGGCGCCCCCTGCCGGCCAGCCTGTATGCCGAGACCGCCCGCGCGGCGGCGCCGACCCCGGCGCTGGCCGCCGATATCGCGGTCGGCACCGTGCTGATCGGCGGCGGGATCACCGCGCTGTCGGCGGCGCTGCATCTGGCCGAGGCCGGGCATGACGTGGCGGTGCTGGAGGCCAATGTCCCCGGCTGGGGGGCGTCGGGCCGCAATGGCGGGCAGGTCAATCCCGGACTGAAACCGCCGCCGTCGCAGGTCGAACGCGATTTCGGCCCCGAACGCGGCGGCCGGCTGGCGCGGGCGGCATGGAACGCGCCCGACCTGGTGTTCGAGCTGATCGCGCGTCATGCGATCGATTGCGCGCCGGCGCGCGGCGGGACGCTGCGCGCGGCCACCGCCGACGACCAGGTGCCCGCCTTGCGGCAACTGGCCGAGGAGTGCCGGGCGCGGGGCGGTCCGGTTGTCTGGCTGGACCGGGCGGAGATCGCCGCGCGCACCGGCGCCACCCATTACCGGGCGGGCCTGCTGGATGCGCGCGGCGGGCAGGTCAATCCGCTGGGCTATGCGCGCGGCCTGGCCGAGGCGGCGATGCGCCGGGGGGCGGGGATCTATGGCGGCACCCGGGCCCTGTCGGTGCGCCGCATCGGCGGGGGCTGGCATGTTGGCACGCGGGACGGTTCGGTGCGGGCCGAGCGGGTCGTCTTCGCCACCAACGGCTATGCCGATGGCTTGTGGGATCGTCTGCGCCGGTCGGTGGTGCCGGTGTCCAGCGCGATCCTGGCCACCGCGCCGCTGCCGGAGGCCGCGCGCGCGCGCATCCTGGCGGCACGGGAAGTGCTGTACGAGCTGGGCGAGATCACCACCTATTACCGGATCGACGATGCCGGGCGGCTGCTGATCGGCGGCCGTTCGCAGTGCGGCGAGCGGAGCGGCCCCGATGCGTTTCCGTTCCTGAAGCGCCATGCGCTGCGGCTGTGGCCGTTCCTGCGCGATGTGGCATGGACCCATGGGTGGAACGGCCGGGTGGCGGTGACCCTGGACCATTATCCGCATTGGCACGAACCCCTGCCGGGCATTCTGGCCTGCGTGGGCTATAACGGGCGCGGCATCGCCATGGCGACCCTGCTGGGGCGCGAGATCGCCCGCCGCGCGCTGGGGGCGGCGGCCGAGGAGATGCTGCTGCCGCCCGGCGCGTTGCGCCCGATCGCATGCCACGGCGCATGGCCGATCGGGGTATCGGCCAAGATCCTGCAGGGGCGCGTGGCCGACGCGCTGTCGCGTCTGCGTTCGGGGGAGCGTTCGCGCGTGGGCGCCTGA
- a CDS encoding circularly permuted type 2 ATP-grasp protein produces MSDLTERNAQPGAGLFVSYDTPEFFCELMNRRDIPPDGPPPDGPPSDGPFGGPPLGGPLGGVAVIRERLAHFGLGELRQRALAAEADLYNLGITFTVYSDRDAIDRILPFDLIPRVLTAAEWDHVDRGVRQRVAAINHFLWDIYHERRILRDGIIPAELVLGNANYRPEMEGLDVPGGVYVHINGTDLVRDGAGRFLVLEDNARTPSGVSYVIENRHMMLRSMPDLASGLDLMPVDEYGPRLRQALAEVAPQGVDAPQVVLLSPGIYNSAYFEHVFLAREMGVPLVEGRDLVVEDGRVFMRTVAGLRPVHSIYRRLNDDFLDPAVFNPDSMLGVPGLIDAYRRGNVTIANAVGTGVADDKAVYAYMPRIIRYYLSEEPILSNVETHICAEADGLAYTLANLERLVVKPVGESGGYGLIIGPHASALEIEEFRAKLIADPSNYISQPVIDLSVCPTLCEAGVEARHVDLRPFAVTGRSTWVLPGGLSRVALRKGSLVVNSSQGGGSKDTWVLAS; encoded by the coding sequence ATGAGCGACCTGACAGAGCGCAACGCGCAGCCGGGGGCGGGCCTGTTCGTTTCCTACGACACGCCGGAATTTTTCTGCGAATTGATGAACCGCCGGGACATCCCCCCTGACGGCCCTCCGCCAGACGGCCCCCCCTCTGACGGCCCCTTTGGCGGCCCCCCCCTCGGCGGCCCCCTTGGCGGCGTGGCGGTGATCCGCGAGAGGCTGGCGCATTTCGGCCTGGGCGAACTGCGCCAGCGGGCCCTGGCGGCAGAGGCCGACCTGTATAACCTGGGCATCACCTTTACCGTCTATTCCGACCGGGACGCCATCGACCGGATCCTGCCCTTCGACCTGATTCCGCGCGTGCTGACCGCGGCCGAGTGGGACCATGTGGATCGCGGGGTGCGGCAGCGGGTCGCGGCGATCAATCATTTCCTGTGGGACATCTATCACGAGCGCCGGATCCTGCGCGACGGGATCATCCCGGCCGAACTGGTGCTGGGCAATGCCAATTACCGGCCGGAAATGGAGGGGCTGGACGTTCCGGGCGGCGTCTATGTCCATATCAACGGCACCGACCTGGTGCGGGACGGGGCGGGACGGTTCCTGGTGCTGGAGGACAATGCCCGTACGCCGTCGGGCGTGTCCTACGTCATCGAAAACCGCCACATGATGCTGCGCAGCATGCCGGACCTGGCCAGCGGGCTGGACCTGATGCCGGTCGACGAGTACGGGCCGCGGCTGCGCCAGGCGCTGGCCGAGGTGGCGCCCCAGGGCGTGGATGCCCCGCAGGTGGTACTGCTGTCGCCGGGCATCTATAATTCGGCCTATTTCGAGCATGTCTTCCTGGCGCGCGAGATGGGCGTGCCGCTGGTCGAGGGGCGCGACCTGGTGGTCGAGGACGGCCGCGTCTTCATGCGCACGGTCGCCGGGCTGCGGCCGGTCCATTCGATCTATCGCCGGCTGAATGACGATTTTCTGGATCCCGCGGTCTTCAATCCCGACAGCATGCTGGGCGTGCCCGGGCTGATCGACGCCTATCGCCGCGGCAACGTCACCATCGCCAACGCGGTGGGCACCGGGGTCGCGGATGACAAGGCGGTCTATGCCTACATGCCGCGCATCATCCGCTATTACCTGTCGGAAGAGCCGATCCTGTCGAATGTCGAGACCCATATCTGCGCCGAGGCGGACGGGCTGGCCTATACGCTGGCCAACCTGGAGCGGCTGGTCGTCAAGCCGGTGGGTGAATCCGGCGGCTATGGGCTGATCATCGGTCCGCATGCCAGCGCGCTGGAGATCGAGGAATTCCGCGCCAAGCTGATCGCCGATCCATCGAACTATATCAGCCAGCCGGTGATCGACCTGTCGGTCTGTCCGACGCTGTGCGAGGCGGGCGTCGAGGCGCGGCACGTCGATCTGCGCCCCTTCGCCGTGACGGGGCGTTCGACCTGGGTGCTGCCGGGCGGACTGTCGCGGGTGGCGCTGCGCAAGGGGTCGCTGGTGGTCAATTCCTCGCAGGGCGGCGGGTCGAAGGATACGTGGGTGCTGGCGTCATGA
- a CDS encoding ABC transporter permease — MAETGGSPGTNGSGADCVLDLMPESGIGYLTQALADIGRGLAMWRLGWALGWVDIKLRYRGSLLGPLWLTFSTAVMVAAMGPIYGLLFHMDMRTYVPFLAVSLVLWGFVSGVANDGATIFTGAAGLIQAARLPFTLHALRALVRNSLILLHNVIVIVVVFALCGVVPAHLGGALPAVALWGIDSLALSLLLGVVGTRFRDIPPIVSSLMTIAFFVTPVLWEARLVTVDPRFLLFNPFYALLDIIRAPLLGAPAALSSWVAALAYSVLLWVGMLLLFARLRSRLAYWV, encoded by the coding sequence ATGGCGGAGACCGGCGGAAGCCCCGGAACGAACGGATCGGGCGCGGACTGCGTGCTGGACCTGATGCCCGAATCCGGGATCGGCTATCTGACACAGGCGCTGGCCGATATCGGGCGGGGCCTGGCAATGTGGCGGCTGGGCTGGGCGCTGGGCTGGGTGGATATCAAGCTGCGCTATCGCGGTTCGCTGCTCGGCCCGTTGTGGCTGACCTTCTCCACCGCCGTGATGGTCGCGGCCATGGGCCCGATCTATGGCCTGCTGTTTCATATGGACATGCGCACCTATGTGCCGTTCCTGGCGGTGTCGCTGGTGCTGTGGGGGTTCGTCAGCGGGGTCGCCAATGACGGGGCGACGATCTTTACCGGTGCCGCCGGGCTGATCCAGGCCGCGCGCCTGCCCTTTACGCTGCACGCGCTGCGGGCGCTGGTGCGCAACAGTCTGATCCTGCTGCATAACGTGATCGTCATCGTGGTGGTCTTCGCGCTGTGCGGCGTGGTGCCGGCCCACCTGGGGGGCGCGCTGCCGGCCGTGGCGCTGTGGGGGATCGACAGCCTGGCGCTGTCGCTGCTGCTGGGGGTGGTGGGGACGCGCTTTCGGGATATCCCGCCCATCGTGTCGAGCCTGATGACGATCGCCTTCTTCGTGACCCCCGTGTTGTGGGAGGCGCGGCTGGTGACGGTCGATCCGCGTTTCCTGCTGTTCAATCCGTTCTATGCGCTGCTGGACATCATCCGTGCCCCGCTGCTGGGCGCGCCGGCGGCGCTGTCGTCCTGGGTGGCGGCGCTGGCGTACAGCGTGCTGCTGTGGGTGGGCATGCTGCTGCTGTTCGCGCGCCTGCGGTCGCGGCTGGCATACTGGGTCTGA
- a CDS encoding low molecular weight protein-tyrosine-phosphatase, protein MVSRPAVLFVCMGNICRSPLAEAAFRAAAARHGLDVRIDSAGTGDWHAGDPPDRRAQAVARQAGIDISGYRARAVTVEDFRRFTHILALDHDNLRTLRARRPPDATAHLSLLLDHVPGHAGRPVPDPYYGQIRDFETTWDLVSQGAEALARALAGAPPRDI, encoded by the coding sequence ATGGTCTCCCGTCCTGCCGTGCTGTTCGTCTGTATGGGCAATATCTGCCGCTCGCCCCTGGCCGAGGCGGCGTTCCGAGCGGCGGCCGCGCGGCATGGGCTGGATGTCCGGATCGATTCGGCCGGCACCGGCGACTGGCACGCGGGCGATCCGCCCGACCGGCGGGCGCAGGCGGTGGCCCGTCAGGCCGGGATCGATATTTCCGGCTATCGCGCCCGGGCGGTGACCGTGGAGGATTTCCGCCGCTTCACCCATATCCTGGCGCTGGATCACGACAATCTGCGGACGTTGCGCGCGCGCCGTCCGCCCGACGCCACGGCGCATCTGTCGCTGCTGCTGGATCATGTGCCGGGCCATGCCGGCCGGCCGGTGCCCGACCCGTATTACGGACAGATCCGGGATTTCGAGACCACATGGGACCTTGTCTCGCAGGGGGCCGAGGCGCTGGCGCGCGCGCTGGCCGGTGCCCCGCCCCGGGATATCTGA
- a CDS encoding carboxymuconolactone decarboxylase family protein, whose translation MSIDSLKERLPDYAKDLKLNLGSLANDITLTPQQRAGTFVASALAARNADVTRAIVAEYESVLTPEALTAAKAAAAIMGMNNIYYRFVHMVGGDYAQMPARLRMNVIGRPGVEKLDFELWSLAVSAINGCGMCVESHEKMVRDAGLTTEQVQTAVRIAATVHAVAATLDGAAALGDAGAA comes from the coding sequence ATGTCGATCGACTCGCTCAAGGAACGCCTTCCCGACTACGCGAAGGATCTCAAGCTCAATCTCGGCTCGCTGGCGAACGACATCACGCTCACCCCGCAGCAGCGGGCCGGCACCTTCGTGGCGTCGGCGCTCGCCGCGCGCAACGCGGACGTGACGCGCGCCATCGTCGCCGAATACGAATCCGTCCTGACGCCCGAGGCACTGACCGCCGCCAAGGCCGCCGCGGCGATCATGGGCATGAACAATATCTATTACCGCTTCGTCCACATGGTGGGCGGCGACTACGCCCAGATGCCGGCCCGGCTGCGGATGAACGTGATCGGCCGCCCGGGGGTCGAGAAGCTGGATTTCGAACTCTGGTCGCTGGCCGTCTCGGCGATCAATGGCTGCGGCATGTGCGTCGAAAGCCATGAAAAAATGGTCCGTGACGCCGGACTGACCACCGAACAGGTCCAGACCGCGGTCCGCATCGCCGCGACCGTGCATGCCGTGGCCGCCACCCTGGACGGCGCGGCGGCGCTGGGCGACGCGGGCGCCGCCTGA
- a CDS encoding alpha-E domain-containing protein, which produces MPNLLSRYAECTIWLARYMERIENLARLIDVTETFVRTRSTVSGWLSIIQINADEERFFARHDTASEENVVGFYVTDRENPNSIVSIAHAARENARSLRPLISTEMWTQLNVFTNWIRGLGASDIRSANLSSLCARLKQDCQTHHGITEGTFYRDQAWLFYLIGRNLERGDQITRLIDIKYHTLLPSVAGVGSELDLGQWAAVLRSAAAYHAFRRTLLPGDMTPANVAGFLLKNDGFPRSLSTSLRQLHWAIGHLRTDYGLKNGYAVAERVEELRATLAEQTIKDIILRGLHEFLDWVQRELQLVQNEIAQAFWPPVVPAALSAAGPAAQGQSQG; this is translated from the coding sequence ATGCCCAACCTGCTGTCGCGCTATGCCGAATGCACGATCTGGCTGGCGCGCTACATGGAGCGGATCGAGAACCTGGCCCGCCTGATCGACGTGACGGAAACCTTCGTGCGCACGCGCAGCACGGTCAGCGGCTGGCTGTCGATCATCCAGATCAACGCGGACGAGGAGCGGTTTTTCGCCCGCCACGACACGGCGTCGGAGGAGAACGTCGTCGGATTCTATGTCACCGACCGTGAGAATCCGAACTCCATCGTCTCGATCGCCCATGCGGCGCGGGAGAATGCCCGGTCGCTGCGGCCGCTGATCTCGACGGAGATGTGGACGCAACTGAACGTGTTCACCAACTGGATTCGCGGGCTGGGCGCCAGCGACATCCGCTCGGCCAATCTCTCCAGCCTCTGCGCCCGGCTGAAGCAGGATTGCCAGACCCATCACGGGATTACCGAGGGCACGTTCTATCGCGACCAGGCCTGGCTGTTCTATCTGATCGGCCGCAACCTGGAGCGCGGCGACCAGATCACGCGGCTGATCGATATCAAATATCATACCTTGCTGCCCAGTGTCGCCGGCGTGGGGTCGGAGCTGGATCTCGGCCAATGGGCCGCGGTGCTGCGCTCGGCCGCCGCCTATCACGCCTTTCGCCGCACCCTGCTGCCCGGGGACATGACGCCGGCCAATGTCGCGGGGTTCCTGCTGAAGAATGACGGATTTCCCCGTTCGCTTTCGACCAGCCTGCGGCAACTGCACTGGGCGATCGGCCATCTGCGGACCGATTACGGGCTGAAGAACGGCTATGCGGTGGCCGAGCGGGTTGAGGAGCTGCGCGCCACGCTGGCCGAGCAGACGATCAAGGACATCATCCTGCGCGGGCTGCACGAATTTCTGGACTGGGTGCAGCGCGAACTGCAGCTTGTGCAGAACGAGATTGCGCAGGCTTTCTGGCCGCCGGTCGTGCCGGCCGCCCTTTCCGCCGCCGGTCCCGCTGCGCAGGGGCAGTCCCAGGGCTGA
- a CDS encoding peroxiredoxin: MLTIGDKFPAFDLTSVAGGAAGLTGEFVQISDKTDEGKWKLVFFWPKDFTFVCPTEIVAFGKMAGEFKDRDTVVYGVSIDSEFVHLNWRLHHEDLKHLQIPMLADIKRELSDACGVLSGDAGVAYRATFLVDPDNIIRHVSVNDLSVGRNPQEILRILDALQSDELCPCNWKQGEAFLKV; the protein is encoded by the coding sequence ATGCTGACGATCGGTGACAAATTCCCCGCATTCGACCTGACCTCCGTCGCCGGTGGCGCCGCGGGCCTGACCGGCGAATTCGTGCAGATCTCGGACAAGACCGACGAAGGCAAGTGGAAGCTTGTCTTCTTCTGGCCGAAGGACTTCACCTTCGTCTGCCCGACCGAAATCGTGGCGTTCGGCAAGATGGCCGGCGAGTTCAAGGACCGCGACACCGTGGTGTACGGCGTGTCGATCGACAGCGAGTTCGTGCACCTGAACTGGCGCCTGCACCACGAGGACCTGAAGCACCTGCAGATCCCGATGCTGGCCGACATCAAGCGTGAACTGTCCGACGCCTGCGGCGTGCTGTCGGGCGATGCCGGCGTGGCCTATCGCGCGACCTTCCTGGTCGATCCGGACAACATCATCCGCCATGTCAGCGTCAACGACCTCTCGGTCGGCCGCAACCCGCAGGAAATCCTGCGCATCCTCGACGCGCTGCAGAGCGACGAGCTGTGCCCCTGCAACTGGAAGCAGGGCGAAGCCTTCCTCAAGGTCTGA
- a CDS encoding ABC transporter ATP-binding protein yields the protein MAGIDVSDLQIAFPLYHGNAASLRKRMGRAMSGRLGHDARDRVVVRALNGLSFSVRPGERLGLIGRNGAGKTTLLRALAGIYEPVGGRVSVRGRIGALLDTNLGMVAELTGRENIRLRGLYSGLDSAAIAGVEQDVSAFAELGPFLDLPLRSYSSGMQIRLAFGLATAGRPQVLLMDEWFLAGDAAFLSRAQSRLERMIEEADILVVSTHQAEILATWCTRVLWMDQGRIRMDGPPGTVLPAYLGRA from the coding sequence ATGGCCGGAATCGATGTCAGCGATCTGCAGATCGCCTTTCCCCTGTATCACGGCAATGCCGCCAGCCTGCGCAAGCGGATGGGGCGCGCCATGTCGGGGCGCCTGGGCCATGATGCGCGCGACCGCGTGGTGGTACGCGCGCTCAACGGACTGAGCTTTTCGGTGCGGCCCGGCGAGCGGCTGGGGCTGATCGGCCGGAACGGCGCGGGCAAGACCACGCTGCTGCGCGCGCTGGCGGGGATCTATGAGCCGGTGGGCGGGCGCGTGAGCGTGCGCGGGCGGATCGGCGCGCTGCTGGATACGAATCTGGGCATGGTCGCGGAACTGACGGGGCGGGAGAATATCCGCCTGCGCGGCCTGTATTCGGGGCTGGATTCCGCCGCCATCGCCGGGGTGGAGCAGGACGTCTCGGCCTTCGCCGAGCTGGGGCCGTTCCTGGACCTGCCGCTGCGTTCGTACAGTTCGGGCATGCAGATCCGCCTGGCCTTCGGCCTGGCCACCGCCGGCCGGCCGCAGGTGCTGCTGATGGATGAGTGGTTCCTGGCGGGCGACGCGGCCTTTCTGAGCCGGGCGCAGTCGCGCCTGGAACGGATGATCGAAGAGGCGGATATCCTGGTGGTCTCGACCCATCAGGCGGAGATCCTGGCGACCTGGTGCACGCGGGTGCTGTGGATGGACCAGGGGCGGATCCGCATGGACGGGCCGCCGGGCACAGTGCTGCCAGCTTATCTGGGCCGAGCCTGA
- the ykgO gene encoding type B 50S ribosomal protein L36 produces the protein MKIRNSLKSAKVRDKDCRVVRRHGKVYVINKKNPRMKARQG, from the coding sequence ATGAAGATCAGAAACAGCCTGAAGTCGGCCAAGGTGCGTGACAAGGACTGCCGTGTCGTCCGTCGTCATGGCAAGGTCTACGTCATCAACAAGAAGAATCCGCGCATGAAGGCCCGCCAGGGCTGA